In Silene latifolia isolate original U9 population chromosome X, ASM4854445v1, whole genome shotgun sequence, the following proteins share a genomic window:
- the LOC141619942 gene encoding uncharacterized protein LOC141619942 — protein MWGKADGFILRIKEVWDSNVNGTLMFCIVKKMKAVKKVLKGLNKECYSDIEVKTEEAAMILNEIQKNIRDDLMNPILITKERAAMETLRELNKANYSFLQQKAKLKWTDEGDMNSAYFHASLKKRCIETLSFKLKTNEGIVCRCSSIQDAFLEYYQGLLGSKKDNENVRAAVLEYGKYCTEDHITILNKPVLYEEIKQMVFSIPIDKTPGPDGYSSGFFRDSWNVIGNDVVAAVRISLAQSNVKSINATNISRFLSVRDLPRSNNSDPLLAAMFIQGYIKNFVQ, from the coding sequence atgtgggggaaAGCTGATGGATTCATTCTCAGGATCAAAGAAGTGTGGGATAGTAATGTGAATGGCACATTAATGTTTTGCATAGTAAAAAAAATGAAAGCTGTAAAGAAGGTTCTAAAAGGACTGAACAAGGAGTGTTATTCAGATATAGAAGTAAAGACTGAGGAGGCAGCAATGATCTTAAATGAGATTCAGAAGAATATTAGGGATGACCTAATGAATCCAATCCTTATTACCAAAGAGAGGGCAGCCATGGAGACTCTAAGAGAACTGAACAAGGCCAACTATAGCTTCCTGCAGCAGAAAGCTAAGCTCAAATGGACTGATGAGGGGGATATGAATTCAGCTTATTTTCATGCTAGCCTAAAGAAAAGATGCATCGAAACACTATCATTCAAATTGAAGACCAATGAAGGGATTGTTTGCAGATGCTCGAGTATTCAAGATGCCTTTTTAGAGTATTATCAAGGGCTACTAGGTAGTAAAAAGGATAATGAAAACGTGAGAGCTGCAGTTCTGGAATATGGGAAATATTGCACGGAGGATCACATAACTATTCTGAATAAACCAGTCCTCTATGAGGAGATTAAACAGATGGTATTCTCCATTCCAATTGATAAAACACCTGGTCCTGATGGATATTCAAGTGGTTTCTTTAGGGACTCATGGAATGTGATTGGTAATGATGTAGTGGCAGCAGTCCGGATTTCTTTAGCACAGTCAAATGTTAAATCAATCAATGCTACCAACATTAGTCGATTCCTAAGTGTGAGAGACCTACCTCGGTCAAACAATTCGGACCCATTGCTTGCTGCAATGTTCATACAAGGTTATATCAAAAATTTTGTGCAATAG